In Rutidosis leptorrhynchoides isolate AG116_Rl617_1_P2 chromosome 2, CSIRO_AGI_Rlap_v1, whole genome shotgun sequence, one genomic interval encodes:
- the LOC139889276 gene encoding carbonic anhydrase-like yields the protein MSNYTNEESVAPMYGKKLDDQNHASLNTISRLPTQLSTGFDPIQRIKEGFNYFKINEFDKQPDYYNKLEEKQEPKFLIFACSDSRVSPTNILNLRPGEALMARNIANMVPAINQLKDLGVGSIIQAATILFKVEVIMVIGHRRCGGIHRLINLSNEEPHDLIDDWLTIGQPVKAKVIAEHPNASDEELHILIEKVNIKSPLG from the exons GTATGGGAAGAAACTAGATGACCAAAATCACGCAAGTCTCAACACTATTTCAAGGTTGCCAACTCAACTATCCACAGGATTTGATCCCATACAAAGGATCAAAGAAGGGTTTAACTACTTCAAGATTAATGAATTCGA CAAGCAACCTGATTACTATAATAAACTGGAAGAGAAACAGGAACCCAAG TTTCTAATTTTTGCATGCTCGGACTCACGAGTTTCCCCTACCAATATCCTGAACCTACGACCCGGGGAAGCTCTCATGGCCCGTAATATTGCCAATATGGTCCCTGCGATTAATCAG CTCAAAGACCTTGGAGTTGGTTCAATTATTCAAGCCGCAACCATATTGTTTAAG GTTGAGGTTATCATGGTCATAGGACATCGTCGATGTGGTGGGATCCATCGACTAATAAATCTTTCTAATGAAGAACCTCA TGACTTGATAGACGATTGGCTTACTATTGGTCAGCCTGTCAAGGCAAAGGTGATTGCAGAGCATCCTAATGCATCAGATGAAGAACTTCATATACTTATTGAGAAG GTAAACATCAAGTCACCTCTTGGATAA